The proteins below are encoded in one region of Neofelis nebulosa isolate mNeoNeb1 chromosome 17, mNeoNeb1.pri, whole genome shotgun sequence:
- the PRPF31 gene encoding U4/U6 small nuclear ribonucleoprotein Prp31 has translation MSLADELLADLEEAAEEEEGGSYGEEEEEPAIEDVQEETQLDLSGDSVKSIAKLWDSKMFAEIMMKIEEYISKQAKASEVMGPVEAAPEYRVIVDANNLTVEIENELNIIHKFIRDKYSKRFPELESLVPNALDYIRTVKELGNSLDKCKNNENLQQILTNATIMVVSVTASTTQGQQLSEEELERLEEACDMALELNASKHRIYEYVESRMSFIAPNLSIIIGASTAAKIMGVAGGLTNLSKMPACNIMLLGAQRKTLSGFSSTSVLPHTGYIYHSDIVQSLPPDLRRKAARLVAAKCTLAARVDSFHESTEGKVGYELKDEIERKFDKWQEPPPVKQVKPLPAPLDGQRKKRGGRRYRKMKERLGLTEIRKQANRMSFGEIEEDAYQEDLGFSLGHLGKSGSGRVRQTQVNEATKARISKTLQRTLQKQSVVYGGKSTIRDRSSGTASSVAFTPLQGLEIVNPQAAEKKVAEANQKYFSSMAEFLKVKGEKSGIMST, from the exons ATGTCTCTGGCAGATGAGCTTCTGGCTGACCTTGAGGAAGCGgcggaagaggaggaaggaggaagctatggggaagaagaagaggagccGGCGATTGAGGATGTGCAGGAGGAGACACAGCTGGATCTTTCTGGGGATTCGGTCAAGAGCATCGCCAAGCTGTGGGACAGCAAGATG TTTGCTGAGATCATGATGAAGATCGAGGAGTATATCAGCAAGCAAGCCAAAGCTTCAGAAG TGATGGGACCAGTCGAGGCGGCCCCTGAATACCGGGTCATCGTGGACGCTAACAACCTGACCGTGGAGATCGAGAACGAACTGA ACATCATCCACAAGTTCATCCGGGATAAGTACTCAAAGCGATTCCCCGAACTGGAGTCCCTGGTCCCCAACGCACTGGATTACATCCGCACAGTCAAG GAGCTGGGCAACAGCCTGGACAAGTGCAAGAACAACGAGAACCTGCAGCAGATCCTGACCAACGCCACCATCATGGTCGTCAGCGTCACCGCCTCCACCACCCAGGG GCAGCAGCTGTCAGAGGAGGAGCTGGAGCGGCTGGAGGAGGCCTGTGACATGGCACTGGAGCTAAACGCCTCCAAGCACCGCATCTACGAGTACGTGGAGTCTCGGATGTCCTTCATCGCGCCCAACCTCTCCATCATCATCGGGGCGTCCACAGCCGCAAAGATCATGG GAGTGGCTGGGGGCCTGACCAACCTCTCCAAGATGCCCGCCTGCAACATCATGCTGCTTGGGGCCCAGCGCAAGACGCTGTCCGGCTTCTCGTCCACCTCTGTGCTGCCCCACACTGGCTACATCTACCACAGCGACATCGTGCAGTCTCTGCCCCCG GATCTCCGACGGAAAGCGGCCCGGCTGGTGGCCGCCAAGTGCACGCTGGCAGCCCGTGTGGACAGTTTCCACGAGAGCACAGAGGGGAAG GTGGGCTACGAGCTGAAGGACGAGATTGAGCGGAAGTTTGACAAGTGGCAGGAGCCACCCCCTGTGAAGCAGGTAAAGCCGCTGCCTGCGCCCCTGGACGGGCAGCGCAAGAAGCGAGGCGGCCGCAG GTACCGCAAGATGAAGGAGCGGCTGGGACTGACCGAGATCCGGAAGCAGGCCAACCGCATGAGCTTTGGAGAG ATCGAGGAGGACGCCTACCAGGAGGACCTGGGCTTCAGCCTGGGCCATCTGGGCAAATCAGGCAGCGGGCGGGTACGGCAGACACAGGTGAACGAGGCCACCAAAGCCAGGATCTCCAAGACACTGCAG cGGACACTGCAGAAGCAGAGTGTGGTGTACGGAGGGAAGTCCACCATCCGCGACCGTTCGTCAGGGACAGCCTCCAGTGTGGCCTTCACCCCACTCCAG ggcctggagaTTGTGAACCCGCAAGCAGCCGAGAAGAAGGTGGCCGAGGCCAACCAGAAGTATTTCTCCAGCATGGCCGAGTTCCTCAAGGTCAAGGGCGAGAAGAGCGGCATCATGTCCACCTGA